The Bacillus sp. (in: firmicutes) genomic sequence TTAACAATGTTAAGAAAGTTTCATTGGTCTTAAAGAATCTAACGAGACGATTTTCTCTAAATTGAATTGGTATTCTCCTAGTAAATTAATATGTTTCCAGCCTAGAGGTAAGATATGATGCAATAAGATTTTTTTTAAATTATTTAACCTTTTTTGATTTTAAATTTTTTCAAATAATCCCCAAAAGCTAGGTGCTTCTTCTCTGAAATTCAAGTTTTTCATCTTCTCGAATAATTTTATATAGAGCTCCTGTTCCAAATATTCTCTTTCTTGTAGTGCTGTTTGGTAAAGCGATTTTTTAATTACTTTTTCAAATCTTTTTAAATTATCCTGTTCCAAGCTGTAACAGTTTTCTTTAGTCATTAATATTTTCACCTACTATATTTTTTTTAAGTTTATTAAGTGCTCTTCTGTGTGTGTTCGAAATGTTCTGTGGAGTTGAATTTATTAAATTGGCAATTTGTGTCTTGGTGAGATTTTTAACATAAATCATATCTAGAATTTGATATTGAAAATCAGTTAGGACTTCCAATGCTCGAAAAAGTAATTCATTGCTGATTTCTTCTTTTAAACTGCTTTCGCTTTTTTCGCTTTCTTCTCCAATTGATTCATTCTCAATCAAATCTTTGAGAGTTGCTATACCTTCTTCAGCACCATCAATCGGCTTGTCTAAAGTAAGAGTATACCGGTTATTTATTTTCCTTATTTTTTTATCAAAATCGATTGCGTAATATCGAATAAGATTATTGAAATAAGCATTCATTCTAATTTTCTCGTAATAGTTTTTAAACACTTCTTCTACTTTGTTTTTATTTTCTTCTGTTGGCT encodes the following:
- a CDS encoding sigma-70 family RNA polymerase sigma factor codes for the protein MNIRSSKWFIIKALTSLSRVGKNKKKESGVQVSLENCNERVKELLRKNRILENPLVKRFLEDDNYFNIFETSILEPTEENKNKVEEVFKNYYEKIRMNAYFNNLIRYYAIDFDKKIRKINNRYTLTLDKPIDGAEEGIATLKDLIENESIGEESEKSESSLKEEISNELLFRALEVLTDFQYQILDMIYVKNLTKTQIANLINSTPQNISNTHRRALNKLKKNIVGENIND